One window of the Marinicella rhabdoformis genome contains the following:
- a CDS encoding carbon-nitrogen hydrolase family protein, which yields MSKSNQLIVGLAQMAPVWLNREASIDKMLSMMDEGKSQGCELLVFGEGVLPGYPFWIELTQGARFNAQDQKELHAHYCQQAVQIERGDLDSICQRAKQHKMALYLGIIERPVDRGGHSLYCSIVYVNEQGVVKSVHRKLMPTFEERLTWSIGDGHGLQTHKLGPFTVGGLNCWENWMPLARTALYAQGEDLHVANWPGSIRNTHDITPMMAKEGRSFVMSVGGLMRPEDFPKDTPHYDAIIKGCVGIDFLTDGGSCLCAPDGSFVIEPQVNVEGVFSATIDHNKVYEERQNFDPVGHYSRPDVFEFKVNKDRQGFGE from the coding sequence ATGTCAAAATCTAATCAATTAATCGTCGGCTTAGCACAAATGGCACCTGTGTGGCTGAACAGGGAAGCATCCATTGACAAAATGTTGTCTATGATGGATGAAGGAAAATCTCAAGGATGTGAATTACTTGTTTTTGGTGAAGGGGTTTTGCCCGGCTATCCTTTTTGGATTGAACTGACCCAGGGAGCACGTTTCAATGCCCAAGATCAAAAAGAACTTCACGCACATTATTGTCAACAAGCAGTGCAAATTGAACGTGGCGATTTGGACAGCATTTGTCAGCGTGCCAAACAACACAAAATGGCCTTGTACTTGGGCATCATAGAAAGGCCTGTCGATCGTGGTGGGCACAGTTTGTATTGCTCCATTGTCTATGTTAATGAACAGGGTGTGGTGAAATCGGTACACCGTAAATTGATGCCAACTTTTGAAGAAAGGTTGACTTGGTCAATAGGTGATGGGCATGGTTTACAGACACATAAGTTAGGGCCTTTTACTGTCGGTGGCTTGAATTGCTGGGAAAATTGGATGCCCTTGGCGCGCACCGCGCTTTACGCCCAAGGTGAAGATTTACATGTGGCCAATTGGCCTGGCAGCATCAGGAACACCCATGACATCACGCCGATGATGGCCAAAGAAGGCCGTTCTTTTGTTATGTCGGTAGGCGGTTTGATGCGACCCGAAGATTTTCCTAAAGACACGCCACATTATGATGCGATCATCAAAGGTTGTGTAGGCATCGACTTTTTAACCGATGGTGGTTCTTGTTTGTGTGCCCCAGACGGCAGTTTTGTTATTGAGCCGCAAGTGAATGTGGAAGGTGTGTTTTCTGCGACAATTGATCACAACAAAGTATACGAAGAACGTCAAAATTTTGACCCCGTCGGTCATTATTCACGACCCGATGTATTTGAGTTTAAAGTGAATAAGGACAGGCAGGGGTTTGGCGAGTAA
- a CDS encoding MipA/OmpV family protein: protein MTNKIITSSTLGLLLCTFYTPSFAEKAPTHELSLGLAVARSQSIYVGGEDRTQAFPAIDYKYKKFYFQGGELGFQVVDSKHWDLKIGIGADFIGDKDRGDSPELKDMPGLGFPVSAGVEATYKSPIGYFSASQTQEITNKHGGHSFKLGYSAYIPVKSWVFIPSLSWQKYSGDVVNYYFGVDSGSVTDNRPFYQTSSSATQSAGVMVLKPLTEKLRFLGNIGITQYDNEVTNSPIVSDDESLSAFMGFTYKIF from the coding sequence ATGACAAACAAAATCATCACCTCTAGTACATTGGGATTACTGCTTTGCACTTTTTACACACCATCTTTTGCTGAAAAAGCCCCCACTCATGAATTGTCACTGGGTCTCGCTGTGGCACGAAGTCAATCAATTTACGTGGGCGGAGAGGACAGAACCCAAGCTTTTCCAGCCATTGATTACAAATACAAAAAATTTTATTTCCAAGGTGGAGAATTGGGGTTTCAGGTTGTTGACAGTAAACATTGGGACTTAAAAATTGGTATTGGCGCTGACTTCATCGGAGACAAAGACCGAGGCGACAGCCCCGAGTTGAAAGACATGCCTGGCCTTGGCTTTCCTGTCAGTGCAGGTGTAGAAGCAACTTATAAAAGCCCCATAGGTTATTTTTCTGCTAGTCAAACCCAAGAAATCACCAATAAACATGGTGGACACAGTTTCAAACTGGGCTATTCTGCATACATTCCTGTGAAATCATGGGTGTTCATCCCCAGCTTGAGCTGGCAGAAATACAGTGGTGATGTGGTGAACTATTATTTTGGTGTTGACTCAGGATCAGTTACAGATAACAGGCCATTTTACCAAACAAGTAGCAGTGCCACACAAAGTGCTGGTGTCATGGTACTCAAGCCCTTGACAGAGAAACTTCGCTTTTTGGGTAACATCGGGATCACTCAATATGACAATGAAGTAACCAATAGCCCAATCGTCAGTGATGACGAGTCTTTGAGCGCATTCATGGGCTTTACATATAAAATATTCTGA